In the genome of Devosia rhizoryzae, the window AACGTCAACGCCTACCATGGTGTGGATGCCGCCGGGCGCAGTGTCGGCCTTGGTGAGTTGGCATACCTTCTTGCCGAGATGTCCGGCCTTGAGCGCCTGCGCTACACCACCAGCCATCCTCGCGACATGGATGATGCGCTGATCGCCGCGCATCGCGACCTGCCGCTCCTGATGCCCTATCTTCACCTGCCGGTACAGTCGGGCTCCGATCGCATTCTCAAGATGATGAACCGCAAGCATACGGGCGCTGATTACCGGGCGCTGATCGAGCGCATCAAGACGGCGCGTCCGGACATGGCACTGTCGGGCGATTTCATCGTCGGCTTCCCCGGCGAGACGGACCAGGATTTCGAGGACACGCTCGCCATCATCCGCGATGTCGGCTACGCCTCGGCCTATTCCTTTAAATACTCGACCCGCCCCGGTACGCCAGGCGCCAATCTCGGCGACCAGGTTGCCGAAGAGGTCAAGACCGAGCGGCTTTACCGCCTTCAGGAGCTGGTCACCAATCAGACCAACGACTTCCACGCATCCTGTGTCGGCCGCACATTGCCCGTCCTGATCGAGCGCTTGGGCCGGATGCCAGGCCAGGTCGGCGGCCGCTCACCCTACCTCCAGGCGGTCCATCTCGAAGGCTCGGCCGACCTCATCGGCAGTATTCAGATGGTCGAAATCATCGGCACCAGCACAAATTCGCTGGTCGGCAGGCTCGCATTAGCCGCAGCGGCATAACCTGCCGCGTTAACCTTTCAGGTTAAGGTAACTACGGGGAAAGGCTTTTAGAACTCGGCACTTAGCGCAATATCCACAGCTAACCCATCCCTGAAATCTTAACGGGCCGGCAAACGTGGAGATTATTATGGCAGTTCGAGCTAAAGCAGACCTCAAGATCGTCGATACTGAACACCAGGAAGCACTCGCAGCAGTGATGGACGCCGCAAAGCAGGCGGCACCCATGATCCAGCGTCTCGCGACGCATCGGGACCGGTTCGATCTGGCGATAAAGGAACTCGAAAGCGAGCGCTTCGAGATCATTTCGCGCCGTGACCACCTTCGCCGCCAGCTTGAGGCGGTGGAAAGCGGCTTTGCGCTTCACCTCGAAGACATCGATGCAACGCTCAAGATGTATGAGGGCGGCATGAACTCCCTGGGCCTGCCGCAGACCCCATAATTGCTGCGCAATTACGGTGATCGGCACCCAAAGAAAAACCCCGCGATCTGACGATCACGGGGTTTTTGAAACTGGTGCCCAGAAAAGGACTCGAACCTTCACACCTTGCGGTACACGGACCTGAACCGTGCGCGTCTACCAATTCCGCCATCTGGGCGACGGGCGTGTACCTAGGGTGCGCCCACCGGCTTGTCAATGCGCTTTCGGCCAGCAGATCAGAAGTTTGCACCATCCCAGTGCTTGATCGTGGCGCGGTCGATCGGCGGTGCATCCTCAAGGCAGGCGACGTTGATCATCAC includes:
- the miaB gene encoding tRNA (N6-isopentenyl adenosine(37)-C2)-methylthiotransferase MiaB, whose product is MEHEQTLSPTPQKRVFIKTYGCQMNVYDSDRMADALAPHGYAPTGDIAQADLVLLNTCHIREKASEKVFSELGRLKELQGERRALGGDMMIGVAGCVAQAEGEEIARRAPVVDLVFGPQAYHRLPDMLQRAEGQRHLHPALKRAVVDTDFPEEDKFAHLPAAKKDVTVARGLTAFLTVQEGCDKFCSFCVVPYTRGAEVSRPVHQVLDEARRLVEAGVKEITLLGQNVNAYHGVDAAGRSVGLGELAYLLAEMSGLERLRYTTSHPRDMDDALIAAHRDLPLLMPYLHLPVQSGSDRILKMMNRKHTGADYRALIERIKTARPDMALSGDFIVGFPGETDQDFEDTLAIIRDVGYASAYSFKYSTRPGTPGANLGDQVAEEVKTERLYRLQELVTNQTNDFHASCVGRTLPVLIERLGRMPGQVGGRSPYLQAVHLEGSADLIGSIQMVEIIGTSTNSLVGRLALAAAA